The genome window TTTACTATTTATAATATGCAATTTTTTATGCACTGCACAAGGGGACGGTCCTTTTGTGTTGTAGTAGTCATTGTTTTATGCTAATATTAATTAGAGGTGATTCTAGTGCCAAGAAAAGTGAGGGAGAAAAGCAGTACAGGGATATATCATGTGATGCTCAGGGGGATAAATGGACAAACAATATTCAAATGCAATGAGGATTATGAGGATTTGATTCAAACGCTTAAAGAGTATAAGCGAAAGAGCGGGTATGAAATATATGCCTATTGCTTGATGAGCAACCATATACATTTATTAATCAAGGAGATAAAAGAGGATTTGGAGATAGTTTTTAGGAGAATAGGGGCAAGGTATGTATACTGGTACAACTGGAGATATAAAAGAAGTGGGCCTTTATTTCAAGGCAGATATAAAAGTGAGGTAGTGGAAGATGATCAATATTTTTTGACGGTGATGAGGTATATACACCAAAACCCCATTAAAGCAGGGATTGAGAAGGATATAGCAAGATATCCCTGGAGCAGCTATAATGAATATCTGGGAAAGAAGGGCATATGTGACACAGAGTTTGCATTAAGCCTTTTTTCTCATAATGAAAAAAGGGCGATATCATTGTTTAAAGAATTCAATATCCAAGAAAATGATGATGAGTGTCTGGAATATAAAGGACCGGTGAGGCTAAACGATGAAGAGGCTACAAAGATGATAATCCGGATAGCAGGGGTACAAAGGCCGAGGCAAGTGCAGGATTTTGAAAAAGGGAAAAGGAATGAAGTTATTAAAAAATTGAAGGATAGCGGATTATCTATAAGGCAGATAGAACGATTGACGGGAATCAGCTTCGGTATAATAAGGAGTATATAGCAACAACACAAGGGGACGGTCCTTCTGTGCACTTTTAAAAGAAAAATATTTGTGATATAATTATGGATGGAACATCTGAATATG of Clostridia bacterium contains these proteins:
- a CDS encoding transposase: MPRKVREKSSTGIYHVMLRGINGQTIFKCNEDYEDLIQTLKEYKRKSGYEIYAYCLMSNHIHLLIKEIKEDLEIVFRRIGARYVYWYNWRYKRSGPLFQGRYKSEVVEDDQYFLTVMRYIHQNPIKAGIEKDIARYPWSSYNEYLGKKGICDTEFALSLFSHNEKRAISLFKEFNIQENDDECLEYKGPVRLNDEEATKMIIRIAGVQRPRQVQDFEKGKRNEVIKKLKDSGLSIRQIERLTGISFGIIRSI